The following are encoded in a window of Arthrobacter antioxidans genomic DNA:
- a CDS encoding PDDEXK nuclease domain-containing protein: MRISAPRLVTGIPRRPWSTGVQESPGEHFEVGGDDFYIDLLFFDVEQVRYFVIELKTGTFQPQYCGKLCRPGR, encoded by the coding sequence ATGAGAATCTCAGCGCCGAGGCTCGTGACCGGTATCCCGCGGCGGCCGTGGAGTACGGGGGTCCAGGAATCCCCTGGTGAGCACTTCGAAGTCGGCGGCGATGACTTCTACATCGACCTGCTGTTCTTCGACGTCGAGCAGGTGCGCTACTTCGTCATCGAACTCAAGACCGGCACATTCCAACCCCAATACTGTGGGAAGCTGTGTCGCCCCGGTCGATGA
- a CDS encoding DUF4193 domain-containing protein, with translation MATDYDEPRVRPEDQPANESLEAIQAQRSTTTQTAVIDVEDGDTAEGFDLPGAILEEELMVQVVPVQEDEFTCMSCFLVHHRTQLAREKNGDKYCAECEG, from the coding sequence ATGGCCACCGACTACGACGAGCCTCGCGTTCGCCCGGAAGACCAGCCAGCCAACGAATCGCTCGAGGCCATCCAGGCCCAGCGCAGCACCACCACGCAGACGGCCGTCATCGACGTCGAGGATGGTGATACTGCCGAAGGTTTCGACCTGCCAGGAGCCATTCTGGAGGAAGAACTGATGGTGCAGGTCGTACCCGTGCAGGAGGACGAATTCACCTGCATGTCCTGCTTCCTCGTCCACCACCGCACCCAACTCGCACGGGAGAAGAACGGCGACAAGTACTGCGCTGAATGCGAAGGGTGA
- a CDS encoding 4'-phosphopantetheinyl transferase family protein has product MVDVYWAQRKDAEAGIDRILSDQERVRLNSIKCLDTALSFQMGRSMLRRTVAQRQGCHPENVPVQLSGGARGKPTLPGTGWEISLSHSGHWVGLAITKGAAIGMDIEGVDEGWDPLPIAPLVCTPHERQELWGVAAGSRARMFTRLWTRKEAVLKATGQGIRHDLNQLQVGPSCRTPVDATWTPDDRSHPIVRLVDLQDRPEALASLAALTAGAVKVTEHDGSALVRIN; this is encoded by the coding sequence GTGGTCGACGTCTACTGGGCACAGCGGAAAGATGCTGAGGCAGGAATCGATCGGATCCTCAGCGATCAGGAGCGGGTACGACTGAACTCAATCAAATGCTTGGACACTGCCCTTAGCTTCCAAATGGGACGTTCCATGCTGCGCCGCACGGTGGCACAGCGTCAGGGATGTCATCCCGAGAACGTCCCTGTACAGCTCTCAGGAGGAGCGCGGGGCAAGCCAACACTTCCCGGAACTGGTTGGGAAATCTCCCTGTCGCATTCAGGCCACTGGGTTGGTCTAGCGATCACAAAGGGAGCTGCTATCGGAATGGACATCGAGGGCGTCGACGAAGGGTGGGATCCCCTGCCGATCGCACCGCTGGTATGCACGCCCCATGAACGCCAGGAACTCTGGGGCGTCGCTGCGGGTTCACGGGCAAGAATGTTCACCCGCCTCTGGACCAGGAAGGAAGCGGTATTGAAGGCAACAGGGCAAGGCATCCGTCATGACCTCAATCAGCTGCAAGTCGGTCCTTCCTGCAGAACCCCGGTCGATGCCACATGGACTCCTGATGACCGTAGCCACCCAATAGTGCGCCTAGTTGACCTGCAGGACCGGCCTGAGGCTCTCGCCAGCCTTGCAGCACTTACCGCCGGAGCAGTGAAGGTGACCGAGCACGACGGTTCCGCACTGGTCCGCATCAATTGA